Below is a genomic region from Raphanus sativus cultivar WK10039 chromosome 4, ASM80110v3, whole genome shotgun sequence.
TGAATCCATACATCCGTAAATCCCATATGTCGCATGACCTCTTCCAAAAAACCCCACTCTAGTCTATCATATGCCTTTGTGAGGTCTGAATTCCTTCATATTGTTGGTGGATATACTTTTGGTATGAGACACAGATTTGTGTGATTGTGTTGTTGATCAAAGACTCCTAGTTCAAAGAAATTCTGAACTTCCTCCATAATTTCAGGCTTTAGATCCATCCagaatttttgataaaatacaGTAGAGAAACCATCAGGACCTGGAGCTTTATATGGACCAATATCAAATAGATCTTCTTGAACTTCCTCTTCTGTGATCCTCTTAGTTAAGTCATGATTCATCTCTGTAGTCACTCTTTTTGCAAATCCAGAGAAAACTTCTTGGTATAGAGCTGGATCAATACTCTGAGACGAATAAAGTTTTTGGAAGTAATCTTCAGCCACCTTCGTCGGCTCCTTTCTTCTTTACGTATTACACCATCTTCATCAAGGATAGAGTGTATAGTGTTCCTTGCTCTTTAGGTTCTTGTGACAGCAtgaaaataattgtatttttatctCCAGAACGCAGCCACATGATTCTACTTTTTTGTTTCCAATAAATTCTCTCTTCCAAATAAGCTTGATGTAATTCCTCTCTCAATGCAGTCTTTTCCCGCTGTGTAAAAGATTGAGAGATAGTAGCTAGTTTACTAAGCAAACTTCCTATTTTGACTTCTGCATGACTCATGTTGTGCTGTTTCCATCTTAATATGTATTGTCTGCAGCGAGATAGACGTTGGACCATTGGTATTTGTAGCAATTCCGCTTGTCCAGTTCCATTCCACCATTTCCGAACAGATTCTTTAAAACCATCTTTATCAATTATTCCACTATCAAGCCCTCATCATTTATCTGAATTCATGAAAAGAGGCTTCAAGTCTCTGTCTTGTGAAAACTGTCTAAATTTACAAAGTGAACTTGGTAATTGCTATTGTAATGTATAAAGGGTACGTAGTtagtattttgaataaaatagagagacaaaataatgagtttttttaaATGTAGGTAGAATAGCACAATAGGTAAGACCAGCTCCATTGGATGGTTttaaaagaagataaaaaaataaatcagaaaataGGAAAAATCATAGAACTGGGTCTTAGGAAGGGATTTTAAGAGCTGCTAAAAACCCCTTACGTGTCTCCTCCTCCTTtgatctctgtctctctcttccCTGTCTCTCTCTTCAACTCTTCGTCGATCAATGCCAACCAGTCTCCATCACCATCAAGGTCTACGATCTGGATCCAATTACGCGCTCTTCGATCTTGCTAAAGACGGGAAAGAAGACGGAGCTGCCGGCTCTTACGCGACTCTGTTACGCGCAGCGATGTTCGGTCCCGAAACGTCGGAGAAACGGGACATCATTGGCTTCTCTGCGTcgcataatatatttttggggCTGATGATAGTGTTTGCTCTGTGGGTTAGGCGTTTAGTGGAACTCATCTGGCTGTTGGTACTAGTACCGGAACAAGTTAGATCTTGTACATTGCTCTACCTCTTTAGCTTTTGTGTTACTTAGAATCTATGTTACAGCtttaaaaaggaaagtaacTTCACTCCTTATATATAGTCCAATCACGCTGTAACTGTAAATTGTGAAAGATAGTTCATgacatatctatactattatttatgaagtaaatttgctgatttgtcatgttctccttaattttaggtgattttgcttatttgtcatgtttttattaggttttagcaaaatcattgatttattatttatttttagctaatcactaatttattaattttaaaatacccttaataaatcttataaatataaaaacgaatttagttttaataatattaaattatatgttatattaaaatttatttaattttccttatttttcatattttttaggTTTTCGACTTTTAGCtaggttattgatttattattagtttctaactgattcactaatttttcaatttaaaaaaaatacatgtaatgaattttatatataattaaaaacaaattttattttaacatataaaattatatgttatattaaatattaaataattgattttataataataaaataaaactatcgaaaaaaattaaaataagataattcttagaAAAAATTGTGTTGCtatctgaaaaaaatattattataaaggttaaaaaattaaaatgcaaaaatattataattaaattttagtcaagaaaatacatgtatataaagatattttctaaACCATTTCttagatatgagtgttttaaaaaataatacaataataagtatatatttttataaaaaaatatttgacatatataaatactttGATGTTCGATTTAATCATTTGAAAACACAAAGAATAACTTATTATGCTgatttttagattaataagacatataTTATAAGTATTGATAAGAAGATTATGTCTGCATGGGTGGGTAAAACACAtttctaactaaaataaatcaaaatttcatttgtAGTTGCCgaacattaaattatttttgatctttaaaattacaaaacattatCACAAAAATGtactaaaaccaaaatattaaatcatatacaAATAATCTATAAAAGAAATAGGAAActtagtaaaaaatataaagaaacataaaacaagaataaaatattgaataatataaaataatttaagtataatctaaacaaataaaaaggtaTGTTTTATAAGTTATTGGGTTTTTTTGTCTCTCACAGTTTCTTAAATCtaatttgttaataatatatataaccttATTAgctattgttatttttgttgatgtttttTTAGCCGTGattgtttctaatattttattgcTGGTGAGATCTTTTTAATTTACAACTACAATAagtgtttaatttcaaattcaagtttccTAATCATAAATTTGTTGTTAGTAGTGATAAATTTTGTATCCAAAATATACACTTATAAATGCAAAGATGAAAAAGGAGTAGAATTTAATGCATAATGGTCAATAAAAATACTGAAATTAAATAAGTTACtcaaaatttgtatcaaatttaataatttacatttaaactacaaaataacattaaaattaaattaatccGCACAAGGTGCGGATAATCATCTAGTATGAAATCTTGATCATGTGGAACAATATCAATAGAGTTATTACAAAGCATAATCAGCCATgacattagttataaaataatcaagTTTTTCTTCGTTTACGATTTGtagttgtatttttaatatgcttttatgtcatttttatttaaaaaattatgtatacttttattttaaatcattcaactttaaaaaaaaaaaaaattaagaacccCTATAAGGTTCTTACTACTTAATTTACACTAACATAGGTTCTTAACTTCTCAAATCACCTAATTAActactaatttatttataagaggCCATTAGAGGTTTCAAACAAAAGATAAGAATGTTTctgtattattaattaataatagtgATTGTGTTCAATGGGccgtaattttttttctataagaGGCCCTTTCAATGGTCCGTACAAATTATAGTAATGGGCCGTAAAAATTACGTAATGGGCTGTTATTAGCATATATGCTGGCCGACTTATTAACATATAATCAGAACACAATCAATACaacaaatatgatttttttttaatacaaatatGCTATAATTTTGTCGGTTTTATGATCTTCATACAATCAGAAGCAGGTTGGAGGTTTGACCATACCAAGTGCATCTCCAAGGACATTGACACATGAAGATTGTGCAGCTTCATTAGCATATCTCAGACTAATGTCATGCTTTCTAATACGTGTGCATGGAGCTTTAGCACTGCAATCCAATTTTACCGCTATCTTTGTAGCTGATGTTCCCCTTATGCCTTGATATATCACATCGTTTATCCTCACTCCTGATTCCTATATCATTATTTCGAAATGTATTAAGATGCTTAGAGCTGTATTGCATCAATGTTGTTTCTTTAATTGATATGTATTATGTTATGATTAGAGTGAAAGTGACTTAAACATTGCACCTTTATTTATCTATAGtaattaaaagtaataatagTAGAtaatacacaaaatatatttttactgttACTCTTAGTTTTAATGATTTCATAAACACtttatataaagtatatataggTAATCCCCAGTCCAAATAAAGTAATGATTTCtaattacaataaaaaaattgtttttgattatgTTACCTGAGAAGGACAATTTATGTTATGAGGGCAATAGTGTTGGTCAATAATGAGAGGAAACTTGACATTGAACATAAGAGACTCTAAGAATCGAACCCTCTGAACAAAACCGGATGATGGATTAGCCCATGACTTAATTCTCAATCCATTGTCTGTTCCTACAAAAACTGTCTTCTTCACCGTCACATTTTGTACCCCTTCCTCTTCTCTATCCTTTCCCAAGCTCCCAATGCTGCATTTCAGACAAACccgtattttaaaaaattatatatgacaCACGAATCATATGGGTGCAAATAGGTGTATCTCTCTCAATTCatagaattaaataataaaaacaggGTACTTCATAACGTTAACCAAacatagatttgtaaatatgaTTTCAAATAACATAATAGTTTAGAATTAAATACATGTTCTCCAAACATTAAtgactttaaaatatatatatattgtattttctatataattaatcaaactatatatttgaacttaaaaaaaaaacaagaacttaCCAGTATAGTCCAGCCATTCAAATATTTTCtgacatatatatgtataggtGCATATATACACTACTTATTACAAATATATGTCACGATCATTGGATGAATGTATTCTACTTCTTTTTTGCTAGATGAGTGTATATTCACATAGAACTgggaataaataaaaatattaggcGAAAACAAAATGTTGAATCACCTGATTCCATGACCAGGGCCACATGTGACTCGTTCGACCCACAAGTTCTTGGTTCCGGGGCCAATGGAGATACAGTCGTCACCAGTTTTGATGGAAGCGTTACGAATTTCAACATCAGTTGATAGTTGGACATGAATGCCATCTGTGTTCGGGCTTTTTCCATCCGCCACGATCCTAATATCGTACATCTTAACATCACGGCATCGATTAATGACGATGTGGAACATTTGGCTGTTCAGCGACAATAACCCCTTTACCTTGATTCTACTTGACTCCACAAAACTTATTGTCTGCATGATTACActcaaagaaaaacaattagAAAGAGAGCTAAGGTCTTagatatcttttaatatatatatatatatatatatatttaaggggcttaattatttttagaagatATTACTAAATTTTCACACTACTGAAATGATTcctaatgtaaaataaaaagtaaaaccaCAATTTCGttaattttcaattgattttaaagaaaaattctCAAGTTTTCGAAGTTGTTGTATAGCCTAGTCGACCTTTTAATCACTTTCTGGTTAGTACGTAGTAGGAGTTATATCGGCTTCATCTGAAAAGACCATGTTAGAATCCGTGATATGAAATATAAACAGTATGAATTACTCCACTAATTTATAATTGACTTTGAAAATTCCAAACATGGTTCTAGTAAATGTTTTTGGTTCTGACCAATACGATATCATATTAATGATAGTTCTTTTATTTGTTAACTTATCATACCGTAGCACCAGCTAGACAGCTGTTGTTGGAGGAGGCCTTACAAGCCCACCACGAAGGTCCCTTAGCGTCGAAAGAACCACCGATAACAGAAACCCCAGTGACTCTTTCAAAGCTGAACCATGTTTCTTCTCGCCCAAGGAAGGTATAGTCCCCCGAACCAACAAGAGTCCCATCTATCCTGAAAACTATATCAAGGCTCTTGCAACTTTCACCGCTGAAACGAACCGGGCTAACAAGATATCGTCCTTTGGGTACGTATATAACCGCAGCATCCGTCGAACTACACGCTGCATCCCATGCCTTGGCAAAAGCTGTAGCTGAGTCAACAATACCGTTAGGTTTAGCTCCGAAGCTCAGCACATTGAAGTTTTTTGTCGCGTGAGATAGTATTGGCAAACACAAGAAGATTGTTGTTGACATAAGTAAATACGCATACAGATTCGTATATTGGAACTTCTCCATCTTGCTTTTGTGTTAATGTTTGATGTGacgaaataaaaaagaaacttcTTATTGGGTACGTAAATTGAAGTtgaaaaagagaataaaatacTTGATGGCAATGAGTAGGCATAGCAAGGTATATgtctatatatacacacacggttctgtttattttatgttttctattagAGTATATTGTAATTAATTCGGATAAGGGGATAAACGGTGTTGCGTTAAGCTCAGGTCGAAAAGGGTGACAAAGACACAGCGCGTCTGCATGGATTATTTAAGTTACAAGCTGGTAACCAGTGTCGTCTTTACCTTgctataagtatataaataacGTGTCATCGTTGCTCTTTGTTTAATTCGTGTTTTTCCCCTTTAAAGTCAtctgttaattttttaatctttaatatttCATACACGTAGTTTCTAATTTCATTCATAAGGATAAGATGATAAAAGTTAGTTATTACAATGGTATAGAGGGATAGTGGATTCAAACCTCTTTCTACATTAACAAGAAAAAAGGTAGAATATAGGAAGTTTCAAACAGACTATGTAAAACACTTACGCGGACTAAAATTGTTCATTGctaatatgatttattttacaCGAAAGATGCTATTATTTAGTAGTTTGAAACTAAAATGGATATTTCTTGAGAAGGGTATTGCCATCAACGCAATTTAAACGACTTGAGCAGGCGCAGCTTTCTTATTTTCGAATCAAACAACATTTTGTTAGAATTACACTGAATCTTAATAAACCTTCGATTTGAAGATATCAATCGCCTTTTGTCACCTTCATCCACATATACTTGATGACAATAAGCTACCTATCTcatctttgacaaaaaaaaagaatctacaCTAACGTAATAAAGTACATGCATAGATACATTGAATCTACGAATTATGAACATACTGTATTAGGGTTTTTAACATCAAACGATAATTTTATTACTCTAATTAAATGCAACCCAAATCGAAAGAAACAATAAAGTACATATCTCCAGGAATTCATCGATGTGATACGGAGAACCGTATATTAGACCAATGTTACAAAGATCTAATAAGTCATTAGCAAGAGATTGATAGAGAAACAACCTCAAACGAACGAATTTGATAAACTTTCCAGGAAAGTACTGAGAAAATATCCAAGAGAATTacagagagaaaatgagatctGTTTAACAACTTTTCGACTGAATTCAACTACACTAGCACACAGAGTATTTAATCTCTCAACTTGATTCTCAACACGTGTCGTAATCTCCATAACCCGTTGGTAACGCTCTAACCGACTTGTAACAACCTCCTTCTTCCTTTATTTGATCAACACGTGTCCTTATTTTCGCTATAGTAATCCCTGTATCACATCCTTCCCTCCCAAACAACCTTGTCCACAAGGTTTGTTTTAAAACTCAAACTCCAGAAACTTCTTCTGTATATCAAAAAGAAATTCCCAAGTAGCTTCATCTTCACTTCCGTTTGACCACTTGATTAGTACCAT
It encodes:
- the LOC108850567 gene encoding polygalacturonase-like; its protein translation is MQTISFVESSRIKVKGLLSLNSQMFHIVINRCRDVKMYDIRIVADGKSPNTDGIHVQLSTDVEIRNASIKTGDDCISIGPGTKNLWVERVTCGPGHGISIGSLGKDREEEGVQNVTVKKTVFVGTDNGLRIKSWANPSSGFVQRVRFLESLMFNVKFPLIIDQHYCPHNINCPSQESGVRINDVIYQGIRGTSATKIAVKLDCSAKAPCTRIRKHDISLRYANEAAQSSCVNVLGDALGMVKPPTCF
- the LOC130511260 gene encoding probable polygalacturonase At2g43860, whose translation is MEKFQYTNLYAYLLMSTTIFLCLPILSHATKNFNVLSFGAKPNGIVDSATAFAKAWDAACSSTDAAVIYVPKGRYLVSPVRFSGESCKSLDIVFRIDGTLVGSGDYTFLGREETWFSFERVTGVSVIGGSFDAKGPSWWACKASSNNSCLAGATV